GCGTCCAATTCGCGGTCGTACGTTTCGCGGACCTTTTGCATTTCGGACTCCAGTTCCGCAGAAGGCGTCTCGCCTGCGGCCTTCAGCTTTTCCAACTGTGTACCGAACATCGCCTGCACCGCGCTGTCGCCTTCCATCACGCCCATTCTTCCCGTCGGCAGCGTAAAGATAAAATCGGGGTCAAAGCCCTGTCCCGCCATCGCATAATAGCCCGCACCGCTGGCGTGATTGATCGTCAGCACGATCTTCGGCACGGCGGCGGTCGCCATCGCCTCAACGAACCGCGCACCGGCGCGAATGATGCCGGAATGTTCCGCGTCCGCCCCGACCATGAATCCCGAGACGTCCTGCACGAATAACAGCGGCACGCCGTGGCGGTCGCAGTTTTCAATGAAATACGCCGTCTTTTCGGCCGATTCCGTGTAAACGATGCCGCCGAAACGCGGCGGTTCGCCGGGTCTACCCTTTATCATGCCGCGGCTGTTGGCGATAACGCCGACCGTGATTCCGCCGATGCGAGCCGTGCCGCAGATCATTTCTTTCGCAAAGTCCGCTTGAAATTCTTCGAGGCTCCCTTCGTCCAAGAACGTATCCAAAACCGCGTGCATATCGTACGGAGCTTTGTGATCTTCGGGAAGAAGCTCATACAGCTTCGTATTGTCGAATTTCGGATCTCGTACCTCGCCCGTCGCGACGCGCGACGGCTCCTTCGCCGGTAATTCAGCCACTAATGCACGAATTTTCGCGATACAATCTTCGTCATTCGCCGTCCGATAGTGCGCGACGCCCGAAACGGCGTTGTGCGTCATCGCACCGCCAAGCGTTTCGTTATCAATGGTTTGGCCGGTCGCACCTTTCACCAGATTTGCGCCGCCGAGCCCCATGAAAGACGTTCCTTCGACCATCAGGATCACATCCGACAACGCCGGAAGATAAGCTCCGCCCGCGACGCACATGCCCATCACCGCGGCGATCTGCGGCACCTTCAGGTAACGACGCATGATCGAATTGTAGTAAAAAATGCGTGCGGCCCCGTATTGGCCGGGGAATACGCCGCCTTGATACGGCAAATTCACTCCCGCGGAATCGACAAGATAAATTATCGGCACGCGATTACGCATCGCGATCTCCTGCGCACGCAATATCTTGCGGATCGTTTCGGGATACCACGCACCGGCTTTTATCGTGGCATCATTCGCCACAACGACGCACTCGCGGTCATTTACCTTTCCAACAACCGTAACGACCGCTGCAGCCGGAGCCTGCCCGCCGTATTCTTCATAAGCTACAAGCAGCCCGATTTCCTGCGAGAATGTTCTCTCATCAAGAAGGAGTTCGATCCGCTCGCGCGCTGTCAACTTGCCCTGTTTGTGCAGTTTTTCGATCTTTTCGGGCCCGCCGCCGAGTCTTAGCTTCTTTTCAAGCTCTGAATACTCTTCGGTCAGGCTTCGCAGGCGTGAAATACCGTTCGTTGCGTCCATAGATGACTGTAGTAGGCTGTCAAAGGAGATTATATAACAAAAGGCCCCGCTTTCCCTTTTGCGGAAAACGAGGCCTTGCTGAATGCAAAAACGCTACTGAATGCGGAAGTTGTTCACGCTGGAATCGGAGATGATCGTATTGTTGAGGCTAACGATGCGAATTCGACCCTGTTGCGTCGGTTTACCAAACACTCGAATGGCTTCCGAGCCATCATTCGGCGTACTTGCGGAAACGGTCTCCCAAGAAGTTCCGCCGTCGCGTGAAAGCTCGATACGAACATTGCCCGTAATGTTATCCGATGTCCAACTCAGAGTTTGATTGGCCATTCGCCTCATCACGCCGCCGCCGTTCATATTCGAAAGCATCAAATTAGAGCCGCTGTATCGATAATTCGCGATCCAATCTGCGGTGTTGTTTATCGATCGAGCATTATCGCGTGCGTCCGCGATGCCAGTCGGCAGACCTGCGTAAATAATGTCCGGATTCGAAAAATAAGGGGCTCGGTTGCAGCCGCTTGTACACGGGTTCACATAGGACATTACCGTCCGGTACATGCCGTTATGCCAATGCCCGTAACTATAAGGATATGTCGGGCCTGATCCATTTTCCGGATTGTGCTGGCTGCCCATGTTATGACCAAGTTCGTGTGCAAAAGTAAGGTTGCCGACGGCACAAGTTCGGGCGGTCACAGAAAAACCATTATTAGGATTGCCGCCCGGTGCACCCATCAGATAACCGATGCCGCAAGCTTCGGTAGAATTGGTCAGCATCGCGACCATATCGGCGTTAGTAGTATTCCGCAGCGTTGCAGTAGCAGCATCATTGCGAAGATTTGAAAGCTCGCTGCTAAAACTGCCGGTCTCGTTCAAGGCGGTCAACTGAGCTCCGACCAACCTAAGTCGTTGCCGTATTTTACTGTTGAAATACGTACCATTCGAAGCATCGATCGCCTGCTGAGCGAAAGTTTGAGCCTGAGCATCGCCGCCAAGCGAGGTCCTCACCGAAGAGGTGTATACAACCAAAACGTCTATACGGTCGCCCGAATCAACTGTTGCTCCGGGCGTCTCGCGAATATATCCCGGATCTCCCTTAACTTCACCCGCGCATTCCGGAAACAAGGAGCCGTCGAGTTCCATGAGAATGTGCTTGTTTCCCTTCGGCACTATCTCGTATGTCTTTTCAAAAGTAAATATACGGCCGGCCACGTATCCGCCTTTGAAGGTCAGCGTAATGTCACCTTCATATTCTCCGATCTTGGCCTTTCCGAACCAACTGTGGTCGTCTAACGCCCTCGTTTCCGCATAAGTTCGTTCTGCACGAAAAACCCTGCCGTCAAGCAGCGGAATATCAATACGTGCGGCACGCGCGTATTCCGCCGCCGGCCGGTCAAAAACGATCTCTGCCTCTTTGACCGCAGCTATCGAAGTTCTTGATTCAGGGGCCAGGCCTTCCGACACATTAATGACGCGAAACAGAGCAGGCGTCTGGGTTTGGCTTTTACTCGCATTTCTCTGAGCGGTAATGCTCACCGGAAGAGCGAATAACGTTAAACAGATCACTAATAATTTCATCTTACTCATCTTCAATTATGAACGTCGGTACCATGCCGCCGCCTGCTGTTACGTTTGCAAGTTCGCTGGAGGAGAGTCGTGTGAAAGCCGAGCCGACCTTTCCGGTAAAAAGAAGCGGATCAAGGTCAACAAGCTGCTCCGTAAGTTGCCAATTCCCGGAATCATCAGTGATCATCGGGAAAACTTCCTTCGCCGTCGGGACGCGTTCTTGAACGAGGTAATCGCCGTCGGCGAGGGCAACCTCTATCGCTTCGTCCCATTCAGAAGGGTCAGAATTCCAGCCGATGAAGATGCCGTGACCGCCGTAATCGTCGTTTGGCTTCAGGACCAATTTCGAGGAATTCTCTCTCGTCCATTCTACCAAATCGACCTCTTCGTTGGAATACCTGGTTTCACGAGAGGTGAAATTGCGTGTCCACGGGATATGTAGCCTTATTGCGTCCAGCTCAATGTCGTTGAAGAGCTGTGTATATCGTTCGTCGGTCAAGATCGAAAAAACCGCCTTTTTGTGGACAAGCTTCCCACAGAAACTGTTGACCATACAGACCTTGCCGTCACGGTACGCGTCGAGAAGTGCAGGATACTCATCTGCGATCGGCAAATACTCGTTAACCAGCAAGCGTTTATAAACAACGTCGATCTCCAGCTCCCCGCACATAAGTCGTGAACCCTCGAACGAAAGATCTTCCGGCGTACAAATTACCGCTTGCAAGCCATTTTCGTTGAAATGATCGCGGAAAAGCTCAAATTCTTTGATGGTCGGAAGGTCTTTCAGATCGACGATCGCAATAGTGGGCGGTGTTTCGGGCTTATGGCCGAGATACTCTTCGTAACAATCGAGCAAAACTTGCCGCATCTTTGAGCGGCCTTCGAGTCCGCTATATGTATATCGCTCTGCGAAACGTCGCATTACCGGAAGCTGCTTGAATATCTCGGTAGCTGAATCTGAAAATGCGATGCCTGCGGGGCTTTCGCCGTTAAGCTCGACAAAACTGTAAGCATCATCCGTAAGGAACGAATCAAGCCTTGCGGTAGGCGAAACGTGCGAATAGCCGGGGTTGATGCGGATAAGGTCCTTTTCGATCTCGGTGAGGCCGAGTTCATTGAGAATATTCTCGTCCTCAAGAGCCGCGTCCTTAACCTTTTGCAGGGCTCCGAATACAGTTTCGCAGATCGCAACCACGCGTTTCCAATCCGAACGCCTGACGAAATGCGGCCGTAAATAGGGCGTCAGACGCCGTCCGCCAAATATCAGCTTTGACGACTCGAGCTGCTCGTCCAGCATCGCGAGCGACGCTGCCGCGACCTCGTTGTCCGACAAAAGTTCGTGATAATACTCAACAGCAGTCCGCAGATCCATAGTGATTTATTGGGCCATGCTCAAAATTTCTTCGAATTCGTCCTTGGTAACAGCGATCACAGAAAGCTGCGATTGCTTTATCAGGCCTAGGTTTGCGAGGGCAAGATTGCCTTTGATGTCAGCTAAACCAACGGGCTTTTTGAGCTTTTTGACCGGCGTTAACTCGATTGCGACCCAGCGATCATCGTCGGTGGTCGGGTCTTGGAACGCAGGCTTTGTCACTTTGGCAATGCCGACAACCTCTTTACCGACGTTCGAATGATAAAAAAGCACTTTGTCGCCCTTTTTCATCTCGCGCAGATTGTTACGAGCTTGATAATTCCTTACACCCGTCCAATCCGTCTGCCCCTCAGCGACAAAATCATCCCAAGAATACTTGTCGGGCTCTTGTTTTACCATCCAGTAGTTCATAGTAAGTCTAGAAAGTCTCGACAGTCTTGGAAGTCTGGGAAGACAATTCTGTCGGCTCTTCTATTTTCGTAAATGTGATACCAAGCTGAAGATCATCCGACCGACCTCGTCCAGCTTTTCGTAAATGTTATCAAAGTCAGTTTGGGCAATGTATCCGAGATCAAATGCTAAATATAGGTGCGATTTAGTTTCTGCCACCGATCCCAATGAAATATTGAGAAAATTGGCAAAGTCTTTATCCGTGCGTCTGCCCTGACCTTCAGCGATATTCGCCATTATTGAGGTCGAAGATCGTCGAATCTGACTGTGGAGGTCAAAATCCTTAGAAAAATGATCATTACGACAAAGATCATAGACATCAACGGTAACAACTCGCGCTTTCTGCCAAGCCAAAATGTCTTCAAATCTCTTAAACGTCGCCATTTCCCGGTACCTACTTCCTCGACTTCCTAGACTTCCTAGACTTCCTAGACTTCCTAGACTTCCCAGACTCTCACTTCTTCGCTTTCTTATTCAGCCATTTTGCCCAGCGTTCTAGGACTGGGCGGAAAGGTTTGAACAGCTTCGCTCGAATGCTTCCTTCGGCTTGTTTTTCGCCCCAGGCTTTTAGGTTTTTCTCCGCGTATTGTCTGATCTGCGGTTCGAGGCCTGTCTTCTTGACCGAATGGCGAAGCGTCAGATAATAATGCTGTCCGACGAGCGAGAACAGCAGTCCCGCGAGGTTTCCTTTGAATCCGCTTTTCGCCATCCATTTTTTAAAGAATCCCTCCGTCGGCTGCAGCAGAGCACCTGCCGATATCTCGAACCAGGGTGCCTGATTTTGCACACGCGGATGATAAAGCCCCGGCAGATCGCCTTTCATCGGAACGTCGATATTCTTTAGCCGCGGATCATTGATAAAATCGACGATCTTTATGCGTTCGACACCGCGGTACTGCTCAACAGGCAAAAATTCGAACACCTTTTCTATCGAATCTTCGTAACCTTTCGGCAGATCGATGGAAGCGGCGTTCTCAATGCGTATCTTATTAGTTTTCGCCGTCCTTTGACCGGCGGTTTGTATAGCCATTTAGTTTAATAATTCGCTTTCTACGTAAAGTGTCTCAGGGGCGAAATCCTGCTCGTTGGGCCAAGTCACCGTGCCGTAGGCGATCGTAAAGCTCTTAAAGTAACCGACGTTGTTCAGTTCGCGAAACACCCCTTTATCGAGATAAGGTTTCGCGTCAAATCTTCGCAAGGTACCGTCGCTAAACTTAAGATCCAGCGTCAGGTCGTCATTCGCTTTTGCATCTATAACTTTTGTCATAATCTACCTTAACGGTTCGATCTTGGATACAGATTCACCGTTGATAGCCAGCCCCCAGTTCTTCATCAACTCGTCCTTATGGATCTCGATCCAAGCCTGCACCAACCGCAACTGAGCACGCCTCAAACTGCCTTCGATCACATCGCCGTCGGGTATTCCGATAACGGCCTCATCATCTCCGTGTTGCACGTGGATGTGCGGGAGATTGTGCCGCTTGTTATCGAAATAATACATCAGCACGGTAACGCCGTAGAAGATTGAAATTACAGGCATTTCGTTTCCAGATTAGATTGTAATTCGTAAACAGATATTAGTAAATTCGTCCGCTTCCCTGTGGCGGTGGCGCGACAGAGGGGATTATCTGCGACAGTGGAAAGCGGTTTGAATGTGATAATTACAGCGTTTTCCGGCGAAATGGCGTTGGCACGCGGTTTGTAATGATAATTTGCGATGAATCAGACCACACTCGCGTCAACGGCAAGCGTTTCGGGCGTCGGGCTGCATACCGGGGCCGAAGTTTCGCTCACGCTGCGGCCTGCGCCTGAGAATACGGGCTACATATTCGTCCGAACGGACCTTGATAATTTCGAGATACCGGCGTCGGTCGAATACATATCGCATTGTTCGTACGCGACGACGCTTGTACGCAAAGGCGTGGTGCTTTCCACCTGCGAACACCTGCTTTCGGCACTTCGCGGCAGCGGCGTGGACAATTGTTTCATCGATCTGGACAACATCGAGGTGCCGATACTCGACGGATCAAGCGAAGATTGGGTCGAGCTGATCGCAAAGGCCGGCATCATAGAGCAGAATGCGCCGCGGCGGCGGCTTCGCGTAAAGAAACGCGTCGAGATCGAGCAGGGCGACCGCCGTATGTCGATCGAGCCGTCGGATAAATTCGAGATCGACTGCACCATCGACTTTCCGCACCCTTTCATAGGAATTCAAACATTCCATTACGCCGAAACCAACGGCGATCACTCATCTGTCTCCTCGCCATACGGCCGCGATATCGCTTCAGCACGCACGTTCGGCTTTACTCACGAGATCGACATGCTGCGAAAGGCAAATCTCGCACTCGGCGGCTCTTTGGATAACGCAATTGTGCTGACCGATGAAGGTATGTTGAACAAAACGCCTCTCAGAACGCCGGATGAATTCGTACGTCACAAAATACTCGATATCATTGGCGATGTCGCTCTTGTCGGTATGCCAGTGATCGGCCGCATCACCGCTCACAAATCCGGCCACGCCGTCCACGCCGCTCTCATGTCCAAACTGCTGAAGACCGAATCCGCTTGGGAGATCGTCTGAACGCATTTCGCGGGCGGCCTTGCCCGTTTCGCCAAAGGCTTTGCCCGTTTCGCCAAAGGCTTTGCCCGTTTCGCCAAAGGTTCTGCCTGTTTGCGTGAAGGCTTTGCCTGTTTGCGTGAAGGCTTTGCCCGTTTGCGTGAAGGCTTTGCCCGTTTGCGTGAAGACTTTGCCCTTTTCGCCAAACGCTTTGCCCGTTTGCGTGAAGACTTTGCCCGTTCGCGTGAAGCCTCTGCCCGTTTGCGTCGCGGCTTATTTCTTATACGACGTGAATTTGAGCGGAACCAACTGCTTATATTGCGGCGATGTCGGGCCGTAGAGCGAACGAACGTACAGTTTGACCTTTCGGGCGGTCTCAACGAGCGAATCCGGGTCGTTATAGAACTTCGCATTGCGGGCGATGCGAGCGTTGCTGATCGGCGTGAATGTATTGATCACGGCATTGTTTGCGTTCTTTAACGCATCGACCTTTGCCTCGAGCCCCGCGATCGAAAGTTCGGCCTCATTAGGAGCGTAATTGCCGTCATCTTTCAGCAACTCTATCAAACCCTCGAGATGCTCGACCAATTGCGTATAGCTGCGTTGCGACACGCTATTGCCTGCCGATTCGTCACCATCGGTGTTAGGGTCATCCGCGGGTTTTGCCTTTGCGCGTTTTCCGTCAATCTTACGTTTGAAACTTTTGGCGTCTTCGATCGCATTGGGAGCCGCACCGCTCACTGCAAAAGCGTTCACGACACGCGAAACAAGTTGTCTAATGCCCGCAAACTCGTTTTCGCGAGCATTGACGGCGACCTTCCATTCCATCAGCTTGTCAGTGACGTTGTGCAAAGCCGTATTGGCCTGAGCGTAAAGCGTTTGCAGCGTTGTTAACTGTATCGCCAAAACCGACGGATCGTATGTCGCTCCGTATCCGGTCACAAACGAGATCAATTGCTGAAAGTACTGCAGATTGCGTGCGTGTCCTGCTTCTGAGGCCATTGTGGGGAGCTGAGTTTGTGAGATGCGCCTATGGGAAGATCGTCAAGCGTTGGGGAAAATCGCCGTGATCCGTTCCGTCGTCAATCACCGCCGATCCGGCCGCCATCGGCCACGGGTCACAAACGATCAGCTTTCACTAAAAACCCCACAACCCAACAGCGTTTTCACCACGATCCCAACACAAAACGAATTGTCAAAAATCCAACGGCAGGAAATATAGCAAAAGCGGTTTTTGCGTGTCAAGCAGTGATTTTCCTGTGCAGTAGGCAGCCAAATTCAGCATCGAGAAGCCCGGGATTAGTTACTGACGAACGAATTCGGAAAAATTAGATAACGACGGTTGAAACATAATACTCATCTTTAAGAAATATCAACTGGGGCTCTGGTCGCAGTTCTAAGTTTACATCCTTATTTCGCGGAATCTCACCCATCTCTCCCGTCAATAACTGTTTATAATAATGAAACACGCATATATGTAATCCTGCCAAAGCGTTCAGTGCGTTCATTAGAGTTGCGTGGCGAAAATGTTCATTTCGATAGTGTTTAACTTGGGTATTAGCTTTCCACCAGACCGGGTTAGATTTCTCATTTCGTGTTCGCCACGAACTCCACGGATCAAGTTGTAGTCCGTGCCGTGGTGCATATGCCTTTTCTTTTGAAAATTCTTTCAGATTGGCGGTGATTACGGCGCGATAATCTACTATATTTCCACGTTTGCAATTGTCATCAAGTAGTTTACACAGACTTTTACAAACAACATCAACCTCAGATGCCGCCGCAAAAAGTAAGTGGGCAAGCTCGATTGAATAGGTCTTCATGTTCGGCTTGCTAAACTCGATAAATCTCGAAACTTTATCCATATCCCGCTCGAGAGCAAGATAGTAGTTCCAGTGAAGTTTGCTTTCTGAGATTTTGATTCCCATAAATATCCCAATATACCTCAGCCGGCTTATATTCTCGCGTTTTTGCCGAACGGTCACTGCGAGTTGGAATACTTAGTTCTTTATTTCTAGTTTGGTAGCATCCAGCAACGACTTCCATCTCTTCAAAATTTTCGGCTTGATCTCGCGAGGCTTCGCTTCGCCGATACGAATCTCAACTTTACTGTGCGTTGGCCAATTGTTCGACCTGTTCACGCGTGATGATATAGGCGATTTGAGTTCGTCGAGTGTTCGAGGTTCCACCTTTGGAGTGTTTGCCGTAGTGACCTGCTCGTTTTCGGAAAACTCGGGTGTTCGCGGCGGGGTCTGACCGATCAATACAAAACTACAAACCAAGCAAATGACTGACGAGAGAAGGATGTTTTTCATGGGGAAATATTACACTAAATTCGGTTCGAGCCGAATTATTTTATAGAACATATTAATTAGTAGCGATGAGATCGCTGGGGTCGGTTTCTCTAGGATTTATGGGTTGGTCGGCGTTGGCGGCGGGAAGGGGTTTTGGGATGATGACGTTGAGTGTTTCGCCCTTGATGACGCGCGGGCTTTTGCAACTAAGGCCCTTTGCAGGATCGGCGACTCTGCGATCGCAATTTTCCGCACGGCCGGAATGCCCGTCTAGAAGATCTGATGGACGTTCAACCACCCCGGTTCTGATGCAGGCAGGCTGCCTGCGGTCCGGCGGAGGCGGTCCGGCGGAGGCGCATGCGTTCAACCACCCGCTACCGCAGGTGGTTCTGACAAGGCAAGCTGCCTGCGGTCCCGCGGCAAAAGGTTGCAGGCTGGCAGACTGCGGTCCGGCGGAGGCGGTCCCGGCGGAGGCGCAGGCGTTCAACCACCCGCTACCGCAGGTGGTTCTGACAAGGCAAGCTGCCTGCGGTCCCGGCGGCAAAAGGTTTGCAGGCTGGCAGCCTGCGGTCCGGCGGAGGCGGTCCGGCGGAGGCGCATGCGTTCAACCACCCGCTACCGCAGGTGGTTCTGACAAGGCAAGCTGCCTGCGGTCCCGCGGCAAAAGGTTTGCAGGCTGGCAGCCTGCGGTCCGGCGGTTATTCCCAGTCGTCGGTGTGGAAGATGCCTTCCTGATCGATCCGCTGGTAAGTGTGGGCTCCGAAGTAGTCGCGTTGGGCCTGGATGAGGTTTGCGGGCAGGTTTGCGGAGCGGAATGCGTCGAAATACGCCAGTGCGGACGACATGCAGGCGGACGGGATGGCATTCTCGTTGAAAGAGATGACGGCCTTTCGCAGCGAGCGGCTGCGTGAAAGCAGAATACGTGAAAAACGGTCATCAAGAAGCAAGGTCTCGATGGCGGGGTTTGCGGCGTAGGCTTCGCGGATGGTTTCGAGCAATTTTGAACGAATAATGCAGCCTCCGCGCCATATTTTCGCGATCTCTGCGAGGTCCAGGCCGTAACCGCGTTCCACGGACGCCGCCTGCAGCATCGACATTCCCTGTATGTAGGTCAAAACGATCGCGGCGTAAAGCCCGTCTTTCAGCTCATTTATCGATGTGCGTGAGCGGCTGAGGTCAGCGGTGGCGTGGATGTCGTCGTATTTCGCAGAGATCTGTTGACGAAGCTGTTTGCGTGAAGAGATCTGCCGCAGGGTGACCGCACAATCTATCGTCGGCACAGGAACCCCGAGGTCCATCGCCGCCTGCGACGTCCATTTGCCGGTTCCCTTTTGCCCGGCCGTGTCGAGGATGAGTTCGACAAGCGGACGGCCTGTTTCGGCGTCGATCTTTTTGAGCACGATCGACGTTATTTCGATCAAAAAGGACGATAATTCGCCGCTGTTCCATTCGCCAAAGGTGCGGTGCAGCTCGGTATTCTGCATATGCAGAGCACGCCGCATATAGTCGTGCGTCTCAGCGATCAGCTGCATCATGCCGTATTCGATGCCGTTGTGGACCATCTTGACGAAATGGCCCGCGGAACCCGAACCCATATATGCAACGCACGGCTCGCCGTTCACTTTCGCCGCGACCGCCTGAAAAACAGGCTCGACGCGGTCGTAATAGTCGCGAGGTCCGCCGGGCATGATGCTCGGCCCGCGGCGGGCTCCTTCTTCGCCGCCGGACACGCCGACGCCGAGGAAACCGATGCCCTTCGCCGCCAGATAGGCCATGCGCCGGTCGGTGTCTGTGTAGTGAGAATTACCGCCGTCGATGATCAGGTCGCCTTCGGCAATCAGCGGTGTGAGTTCTGCGATCACACTGTCAACGATCGGACCCGCGGGCACAAGAAGCATAATGCTGCGCGGCGCGGCGAGCTTTGAGACGAATTCGGCGAGGTCCGGCGCTGTATCGACCGGCAAACCGACTCCTTCGGACAGCAGAAGGTCGCGCTTGGCCGCGTCAATATCAAAGCCGACAGCCGAAAAGCCGTGTTCGGTGACGTTCAAGAGAAAATTGCGGCCCATTGTGCCGAGACCGATCATTCCGAATTGCGATGTCATAGTCTTGATTATGCCACAGCGAAGTC
This sequence is a window from Acidobacteriota bacterium. Protein-coding genes within it:
- a CDS encoding DUF4160 domain-containing protein, with amino-acid sequence MPVISIFYGVTVLMYYFDNKRHNLPHIHVQHGDDEAVIGIPDGDVIEGSLRRAQLRLVQAWIEIHKDELMKNWGLAINGESVSKIEPLR
- a CDS encoding acyl-CoA carboxylase subunit beta encodes the protein MDATNGISRLRSLTEEYSELEKKLRLGGGPEKIEKLHKQGKLTARERIELLLDERTFSQEIGLLVAYEEYGGQAPAAAVVTVVGKVNDRECVVVANDATIKAGAWYPETIRKILRAQEIAMRNRVPIIYLVDSAGVNLPYQGGVFPGQYGAARIFYYNSIMRRYLKVPQIAAVMGMCVAGGAYLPALSDVILMVEGTSFMGLGGANLVKGATGQTIDNETLGGAMTHNAVSGVAHYRTANDEDCIAKIRALVAELPAKEPSRVATGEVRDPKFDNTKLYELLPEDHKAPYDMHAVLDTFLDEGSLEEFQADFAKEMICGTARIGGITVGVIANSRGMIKGRPGEPPRFGGIVYTESAEKTAYFIENCDRHGVPLLFVQDVSGFMVGADAEHSGIIRAGARFVEAMATAAVPKIVLTINHASGAGYYAMAGQGFDPDFIFTLPTGRMGVMEGDSAVQAMFGTQLEKLKAAGETPSAELESEMQKVRETYDRELDAKHAAARGLVDAIVTPETTRDALILALETCLNTSKPHIGAFVLPQIEH
- a CDS encoding DUF2442 domain-containing protein — encoded protein: MTKVIDAKANDDLTLDLKFSDGTLRRFDAKPYLDKGVFRELNNVGYFKSFTIAYGTVTWPNEQDFAPETLYVESELLN
- a CDS encoding four helix bundle protein, producing the protein MATFKRFEDILAWQKARVVTVDVYDLCRNDHFSKDFDLHSQIRRSSTSIMANIAEGQGRRTDKDFANFLNISLGSVAETKSHLYLAFDLGYIAQTDFDNIYEKLDEVGRMIFSLVSHLRK
- a CDS encoding UDP-3-O-acyl-N-acetylglucosamine deacetylase; the protein is MNQTTLASTASVSGVGLHTGAEVSLTLRPAPENTGYIFVRTDLDNFEIPASVEYISHCSYATTLVRKGVVLSTCEHLLSALRGSGVDNCFIDLDNIEVPILDGSSEDWVELIAKAGIIEQNAPRRRLRVKKRVEIEQGDRRMSIEPSDKFEIDCTIDFPHPFIGIQTFHYAETNGDHSSVSSPYGRDIASARTFGFTHEIDMLRKANLALGGSLDNAIVLTDEGMLNKTPLRTPDEFVRHKILDIIGDVALVGMPVIGRITAHKSGHAVHAALMSKLLKTESAWEIV
- a CDS encoding EVE domain-containing protein produces the protein MNYWMVKQEPDKYSWDDFVAEGQTDWTGVRNYQARNNLREMKKGDKVLFYHSNVGKEVVGIAKVTKPAFQDPTTDDDRWVAIELTPVKKLKKPVGLADIKGNLALANLGLIKQSQLSVIAVTKDEFEEILSMAQ
- the gndA gene encoding NADP-dependent phosphogluconate dehydrogenase, whose amino-acid sequence is MTSQFGMIGLGTMGRNFLLNVTEHGFSAVGFDIDAAKRDLLLSEGVGLPVDTAPDLAEFVSKLAAPRSIMLLVPAGPIVDSVIAELTPLIAEGDLIIDGGNSHYTDTDRRMAYLAAKGIGFLGVGVSGGEEGARRGPSIMPGGPRDYYDRVEPVFQAVAAKVNGEPCVAYMGSGSAGHFVKMVHNGIEYGMMQLIAETHDYMRRALHMQNTELHRTFGEWNSGELSSFLIEITSIVLKKIDAETGRPLVELILDTAGQKGTGKWTSQAAMDLGVPVPTIDCAVTLRQISSRKQLRQQISAKYDDIHATADLSRSRTSINELKDGLYAAIVLTYIQGMSMLQAASVERGYGLDLAEIAKIWRGGCIIRSKLLETIREAYAANPAIETLLLDDRFSRILLSRSRSLRKAVISFNENAIPSACMSSALAYFDAFRSANLPANLIQAQRDYFGAHTYQRIDQEGIFHTDDWE